In Drosophila ananassae strain 14024-0371.13 chromosome 4 unlocalized genomic scaffold, ASM1763931v2 tig00000077, whole genome shotgun sequence, the genomic stretch AATCACTCTTAAAACTTACTTGGCTGTCTTTTATTACTATATCGACTGTGTTACCACTGGCTTTtgtatttataatattaattaaattttctttattgcTTTTCATGCCAAACAATGTGATTGACTTTGGTtgcaacgaaaataaaaacaacgaTAGGAACGATggtcttatttcaatttttcttaCACTAATTAAATCTGATAACTTTTGCTCTTTATTTTCGTTGTATTGTACATATACATTATAAATAGTGAGCTTTGGAGTAATGAGTGAAACTTCAACTTTCCCTCCAATATGCACTTTAGCATCATACGTCTTCTCCAACTCTTTTATGATATATTGCCTGTAGCCACTCCAATCCTTAAAAGTTGCAGCAACATGAAGAAGGACTAATACTAAAGAAATTGATAATATGGCGTATAAAGAAAGTTTCATAGTAGACCTCTCATTCCGGCATCTCTTCGtcttgtcatcccagtgcctaTTCCTGTCATCCCAGCACCCACtcctgtcatcccagtgcttgacactgggatccagaaaatttgattagACATTAAGTTGGTTAGCAAAAAAGTAGCTAATCTTATGTTAAAACACAACATTTTTGATGAGGTTGCATGAGAAGCTGGATCCAAGTagtcaagcactgggatgacaccctTCCCGGTGGAAATTGCTTTCAAATCACAACACTCATACAGTTGTATGTGTGACACTGAAATCCAGTGTGACTTAAACAAGGTTTTCCAGATCATacaatcaacaaaatttctggatcccagtgtcaagcactgggatgacaccgTTTGCTGTTCCTTTAGCAAAAGATCTGGTTTATACATATTTCAAATTATTCAAACTTCCTCTAAAAGTTAAGTAAAGAGTaccaaaataaacaataacacTCAAAGCTATTAAAGTCGCTAAATAAACAATACGAGCCAacattttatcaaaaaataatcCTGCCAacaaagaattaaaaatataaagggCTATTGACATGACTGCCGTTGCTACAAAAATTTTCATGATATTTAACAATAACGCTTGGCTAACCTTATACATCttatttattgttaaataACTAATTAATAGAATGGAGTTTATCCAAGTGGAAACGGAAGTAGCAATAGCAATCCCCGTATGCTGATACTTGTTCATTAACAAAAGGTTTAGCACTACATTAATTCCAAGACACATTAGCGAAAATATGGTTGGTATTTTCAGATTGCCTTTAGCAAAAAATGTAGGTAGCAATactttatttataataaatgcAGGTAAAGAAAGAGAAAATGCTATTAAAGTGGGAACAGTTTGCTGCACTGCATAATGATCAAACCGGCCGTAAGAAAAAAGCGTAAGTAAAATTATGTCGGGAATAATGATAAAGGCAGCAGTTGTTGGCATAATTAACATTAATCCTATGTTGAGAGCCTTGTTCTGTATTTTGACTATATTTTCAGTATTATTCACCTGTTTTGAAATTAGAGGAAGAAGCACTGTACCAATTGCAGTACCGATTATTCCCTGCGGTAGTTGATTTAGTCTATCGGCATAATATATATAAGACACCGCATTTGGTATAAAACTTGCCATTATTGTATCAATCCATAAGCTTATTTGAGTTACACAATTGTTGATAATTGCAGGTATCACACGCTTAAAAAACAACCTTACTTCATTGCTTAATTCAAGGCTAAAAGAAAAAGCTGCCTTTAACTTGTATGCACTAAATAGTATCAAAAGTAGCTGGAAAATTCCTCCTATAAGAACAGctatagaaaggttgtgcgcTGGAGTTTTTACGTAAGGCACAAACAAACTGATGATTAAACAGAGATTCAAAACGATTGGTGCAATAGCTGTTGAAGCAAAATGCTGCTTTACTTGCAGCATTCCACCAATAAGTGATGCAATTGAAACAAAGATTATGTAGGGCATCATAATTCTTGATAAAGTAACAGTAAGGGTAAACTTACTTTGGTCAAATCCAGGAGCAAAAATTTGAATCATATAAGGGGAGAAAGTTTGCATGATAAAGCAAAAAATTACTAAGATAATAAACGTAATGGATATTACACTACTTGCAAAATTAAATGCCTTCTTATTATCATATGATTCTGTCGAGTATAACGGTATGAATGAGGTAGTGAACGCTCCTTCTGCAAAAAATGCTCGAAATAGATTGGCAAAGCGAaacgaagaaaaaaatatgtctGCAAGAGAGTTTGCACCAATAACTGTAGCAATCAATACATCTCTTATTAACCCTGAGATCCTTGAAATAGCcgtaaaaaaactaaatgtgAAAATACTTTTAAACATACCACTACTTCATTAGTGTCAATACAATTAACTATAATGGTAAAAGTAtcaatgaaaatatttattggctAAACTTAAAACCCTCTGCAAAAGGAGAGTTAAATAATCAATTGACTATTTGCGCTCTTATGTTAGAAATTTTATATCTTGGCGGGCGTAGCTCAGTTGGTAGAGCGTCAGTTTGTGGTACTGAATGTCGCCAGTTCGATCCTGGTCGCTCGCCCCACTAAAACCCGATAATTTGAAaaaccgtcatcccgctgcttgttagcgggatctagagataccgtGACGGTATGACGTGGGGTTAGCTATACATTAGCCACTGATGATTGAAATAGTTAATTACTGTAAAATTTGACATTAACCGCTAATAGTTAGAATATTAGTAGAGTAAGAATTACTCAAGAAGGCATGCATAAATATGATGTAGTAGTAGTAGGTGGTGGTCATGCAGGGTGCGAAGCGGCTGCTGCGGCAGCTCGCCTGGGTACAAACACGCTGCTTATAACTCATAAAATTTCAACTATAGGGGAAATGTCCTGCAATCCAGCAATCGGAGGAGTTGCAAAGGGTGTTGTAGTCAGGGAAGTTGACGCTCTTGATGGAATAATGGGAAGAGCAATCGACCGAGCAAGCATACACTCAGTCATTTTAAATAGCAGCAGAGGTGCGGCAGTGTGGGGACCACGTGCACAGGCAGATCGAAAATTATACAAGCAAGCAATACAGGAAATTATTCTAAATTATAACAATTTGACGGTAAAAGAAGAGTCAGTTGACGATTTCCTTATAGAGAGTAATAACAATGGAGAATTGTGCATTAAAGCTGTAATAACAAGCTCAGGGGAACATATACTAACAGGTAAAGTCGTTTTAACCACAGGAACTTTTCTGCAAGGTGTAATTCATATAGGAGAACAAACAACCCCTTCAGGGAGAATGGGAGATAAGCCTGCAGTAGAACTTGCAAATACGTTGAATAAATATGATTTTAGATTAGGTAGACTGCGTACCGGAACTCCACCAAGGCTTGATCGTGGCACTATAAATTGGTCAATATTGCAAGAACAAGTGGGTGATAATCCACCTGTGCCGTTTTCTTATCTCACAGAAAAAATTAACCAACCTCAGGTATCATGCTTTATTACCCATACTAATGAAAATACGCATAAAATAATTAGAGAAAATCTTCATAGGTCAGCTTCTTCGTATCTAAGTGACGTTGTTGCGCCAAGATACTGCCCATCCATTGAAGTTAAAGTGAAAAAATTCGCAGAAAAAAGTAGCCaccaaatatttttagaaCCAGAAGGCCTGGATGATGATACTGTATACCCGAACGGAATTTCAAATTCATTGCCCATTGAAGTGCAGCGTGAAATGATAAAGAGTATCAAGGGACTTGAAAATGCAGAAATACTAAGACCTGGATATGCAGTTGAGTATGACTATATTGACCCACGAGAGCTGTTTCATACTCTTGAAACCAAGAAAGTCAAAGGCCTATATTTTGCTGGCCAAATTAATGGCACCACTGGATATGAAGAAGCAGCAGGGCAAGGAATTATCGCCGGAATTAATGCAGCACTCTCtgcatttgaaaaaaaagaaagcttTGTTCTCCATCGTACAGATTCGTATATCGGTGTAATGATAGATGATCTAGTCACTAAAGGGGTGATCGAACCTTATAGATTATTTACCTCGCGTGCAGAATATAGGCTAGCTATCAGGTCAGACAATGCAGATAGAAGATTAACACAAAAAGGTTATGATATTTCCCTTGTTTCGCATGAGAGATACTCTGTTTTACAGAATAAACTTGAATCCATTAAGCAGCTTGAAGAGAAGTTAGGGAGTCTGACGATTACTCCTGAGCAGCTTAGGTCTTATggtatcaaaatatcttatgatGGGATAAGAAAAACGGCACTAGATTTACTTAGCTATCCAAACATCGACTGGAATAAATTACAAGAAATATGGCCGGAGTTAAGCAGCGTCACGCGCTGGAATGACAAAATGGGACACACCAAAGCGGATAATAGAGCTAAGAATGAAATATGCGAAGCGGTTGAAATTGAAGCAAAATACAAACCTTATCTAATAAGACAAGAAGCGGATATGAAGTTTTTACGAGAGGAAATTAACACTCAAATTCCAATTGATTTCAACTATTCACAAGTTAAAGGCCTGTCAAGTGAAGTAATAGAAAAGTTGCAGACGATAAAACCAGCGACGATTGGCATTGCAAAGCAAATACAAGGCATCACTCCCGCAGCGATAGTGAGCATATTAGTGTATTTGAGAAACAGGAAAACGAAAGTGGCTGCTAATTTTGTATGAGGTGTTCTATGTCAAAAATCGAAGAATTTCGTTCTTTTATGCACGAGATAAACGTTGATGCATTTATGTTGCATACTAAAgatgaatatttaaatgagTATTCAGAGGAGCTAACAAAGCTGTGTGGCTTTACAGGAACAAATGGGCTACTTATCGTTACAAAAGACAACAAGTGCCCATTTTTTACGGATGGACGCTATATCACACAAGCTCGCAATCAGCTCGATCGGGGCAATTTTCaagtatataatatacaagAAGAGGATCCACGCGAATGGATAAAAGCAAACTTAACATCGACTGCCTCACTAGGTTATTATTTGCAATATTTTACCATAGAAGATATAAGAAAGTATGAGAATATCTGTAAATTAATACCCTGTTTAGCTGGAAAAAAAAGTGACTATCGAAAACAAGCAGTGGTTTTACATTCTATTGAACATGCTGGTGAAAGTAGTAAGGACAAATGTGAAAAAGTCGCTAAAAGTATAGATAAAGAAGCTGAAGCAGTGCTTTTAACTGATCCAAATTCAATTTCATggttattaaatttaagaaacgAAAATGCTAAATATACTCCATGTATATTGGGTCGTGCTATATTGTATAAAAGCGGTAATGTTGATTTGTTTATTCAAGATAAAGAACATTCAACTATAGAAGCAAATTTAGGCaatcatataaatatttttgatattaGTGAGCTAGAAAATTCGCTGCACAAGCTAAATTCAATAGTCATGGATCCAAGCACAACTCCAATGAGTATCATGGCTGTAATAAAAGATAAACAGGTAGCTGAGAGAGAAGATCCTTGTCTAATTTATAAAGCAGCAAAAAACCAAACTGAAATAGCTGGGGCTATAAATGCGCATATCAGAGATGGAGTGGCAGTTACAAATTTTCTATATTGGCTTGAAAATAATGTTGGTACAGAACTTGAAGCTGAAGAAAAGATTTTAGAATACAGAAAAGAGCAGAATTTGTTTAAGCAACTAAGTTTTCCAACAATTTCAGCATTTAATGAGAATGGAGCAATAATTCACTATCGTGCAAGCAGTAAGACGAATAAAGTAATTCAGAAAGATGGACTGTATTTGATTGACTCTGGTGGCCAGTACCTTGACGGCACAACTGATGTGACAAAAACTGTAGCAATTGGCAATCCAACTGATGAACAAATAACCCACTATACAATAGTACTCAAAGCTCACATTGCTATAGCAAGTGTCATCTTTCCTCCTGGCACTACTGGTGGAGAATTGGATATATTAGCACGTACGCATTTATGGAAATTTGGAATGGACTATATGCATGGTACAGGGCATGGAGTAGGAAGTTACCTATCAGTACACGAAGGACCACAAGCAATATCAAAGGGAAATAAAGTGAAACTCACGCCAGGCATGATACTATCCAACGAACCTGGCTATTACATTCCGGGAGAGTATGGAATAAGGATTGAAAATCTGATGTATGTTGATAAACATAAAAATGGTTTCTTGGGATTTAAACAACTAACCTCTATTCCATATGATAGAAGGCTAATAAGTGTGCAAATGCTTACTAAGGATGAAATTGAATGGATAAATGGCTACCATCAATTTGTCTATAAAAACTTAGAAAATAGCGTCAAAGATAAGGAGTGGTTAAAGAAAGTATGTGACCCTTTATAAGCAAAGgagcattttttattatttaaaaagtattaaTGCAATTGTGACAGGtattttgtattgtttttaattttaaaataatatataataaaggaCACGTATTTTTAGGTAGGTTATAATTATGATAGACAAAGGGCAAGGAGATGAATTTATGAAGCAGTATATGGATA encodes the following:
- the LOC123257935 gene encoding probable lipid II flippase MurJ: MFKSIFTFSFFTAISRISGLIRDVLIATVIGANSLADIFFSSFRFANLFRAFFAEGAFTTSFIPLYSTESYDNKKAFNFASSVISITFIILVIFCFIMQTFSPYMIQIFAPGFDQSKFTLTVTLSRIMMPYIIFVSIASLIGGMLQVKQHFASTAIAPIVLNLCLIISLFVPYVKTPAHNLSIAVLIGGIFQLLLILFSAYKLKAAFSFSLELSNEVRLFFKRVIPAIINNCVTQISLWIDTIMASFIPNAVSYIYYADRLNQLPQGIIGTAIGTVLLPLISKQVNNTENIVKIQNKALNIGLMLIMPTTAAFIIIPDIILLTLFSYGRFDHYAVQQTVPTLIAFSLSLPAFIINKVLLPTFFAKGNLKIPTIFSLMCLGINVVLNLLLMNKYQHTGIAIATSVSTWINSILLISYLTINKMYKVSQALLLNIMKIFVATAVMSIALYIFNSLLAGLFFDKMLARIVYLATLIALSVIVYFGTLYLTFRGSLNNLKYV